A genome region from Alicyclobacillus acidocaldarius subsp. acidocaldarius DSM 446 includes the following:
- a CDS encoding anti-sigma factor, with amino-acid sequence MSPSRRLCRYLTAYLTGELDEPTLEAFERHVAHCSACQRALAEVMPSWQMLLEAEPGEVDRAYAESWKKDILARVLGPRPRLQPGGRRLWRMRPERLYRIWAYAASAAAVAASLALAVVWKSASSLQGPPADAIATAASTPIADVDMTPVGDEAHGSLYVFRQGQSQRLVLVVEGLKPVSAPGAYSVWYVHGSVHELAATLRVDPRGVGIAMLPSPPREAEMVGITREPDAKDVRPKGTRVLIAKLPRGAL; translated from the coding sequence ATGAGTCCGTCCCGGCGCCTGTGCCGATATCTCACCGCGTACCTGACGGGCGAACTCGACGAGCCCACGCTGGAGGCGTTCGAGCGCCACGTGGCCCACTGCAGCGCGTGCCAGAGGGCACTCGCCGAGGTCATGCCTTCCTGGCAGATGCTCTTGGAGGCCGAACCGGGCGAGGTGGATCGGGCGTATGCCGAGTCGTGGAAGAAGGACATCCTTGCGCGCGTGCTCGGACCACGGCCGCGGCTCCAGCCTGGGGGACGCCGCCTATGGCGCATGCGGCCGGAGCGCCTGTACCGGATCTGGGCTTATGCGGCGTCCGCTGCCGCCGTCGCGGCCTCGCTCGCTCTCGCGGTGGTCTGGAAGTCGGCGTCCTCTCTGCAGGGCCCGCCCGCGGACGCCATCGCCACCGCGGCGAGCACGCCCATCGCCGACGTCGATATGACGCCCGTCGGCGACGAGGCCCATGGCAGCCTGTACGTCTTCCGGCAGGGGCAATCGCAGCGGCTCGTCCTCGTGGTCGAGGGTCTGAAGCCGGTGTCGGCGCCCGGCGCCTATAGCGTGTGGTACGTGCACGGCAGCGTGCATGAGCTGGCGGCCACGCTCCGGGTGGATCCTCGCGGCGTCGGGATCGCCATGCTCCCGAGCCCGCCGCGCGAGGCGGAGATGGTCGGCATCACAAGGGAGCCTGACGCGAAGGATGTGCGGCCCAAGGGGACGCGCGTGCTCATCGCCAAGTTGCCTCGAGGGGCGCTGTGA
- a CDS encoding RNA polymerase sigma factor codes for MPSDEELMLRVAAGDADALQELYQRHAPRVTAIARKMIRDPDTVKDVVQDVFLRVWRTRSYNPALGPVAHWLAVVTRHIAVDHLRRAKPRERFLQLDVEPRAPSDASDDSTLLRADLARAMRAIRAEERDVLVLAYVQGLTLREIAERLQIPLGTVKTRLHRGLRGLRQQLAEYPEVEP; via the coding sequence GTGCCATCTGACGAAGAACTGATGTTGCGCGTGGCGGCGGGCGATGCGGATGCGCTGCAGGAGCTGTATCAGCGGCATGCGCCCCGCGTAACCGCCATCGCGCGCAAAATGATAAGGGATCCAGACACGGTCAAAGACGTCGTTCAGGACGTCTTTTTGCGCGTCTGGCGGACGCGATCGTACAATCCCGCACTTGGGCCGGTTGCCCACTGGTTGGCCGTCGTCACGCGCCACATCGCGGTGGATCACCTGCGCCGCGCGAAGCCCCGAGAGCGATTCCTCCAGCTGGACGTGGAACCTCGCGCGCCGTCCGATGCCTCGGATGACTCGACGCTTCTTCGCGCCGATCTCGCCCGCGCCATGCGCGCCATCCGGGCGGAGGAGCGCGACGTGCTCGTCCTCGCGTACGTGCAAGGCCTGACGCTGCGCGAGATCGCCGAACGGCTCCAGATTCCGCTGGGAACGGTCAAGACGCGGCTGCACCGAGGGCTTCGGGGGCTTCGACAACAATTGGCTGAATATCCGGAGGTGGAACCATGA